A genomic region of Castor canadensis chromosome 16, mCasCan1.hap1v2, whole genome shotgun sequence contains the following coding sequences:
- the Pinlyp gene encoding phospholipase A2 inhibitor and Ly6/PLAUR domain-containing protein isoform X2 translates to MRPSTRQRTFLLAFTVLCTLLGLGCPLSCEVCKGPGHTCSGKLKKCEAGKDACVVLVGESSTKGRKSVNTLKACMKFSDCYSGFVSTTMGPNDYMVSNAQCCQSDGCNHDSVPPPQNNRTENGLMCPSCIVPFQDSCPGTRATRCVGQETHCIYFAGNVQAGIFNTKFATRGCATQSACYTKPGAEVPSASYLYFLRRADCLPAPQPPGRAE, encoded by the exons ATGAGGCCATCCACAAGACAGAGGACCTTCCTGCTGGCCTTCACGGTGCTCTGTACCCTCCTGGGTCTCG GGTGCCCTCTAAGCTGCGAAGTGTGTAAGGGCCCCGGGCACACGTGCAGCGGAAAACTGAAGAAGTGCGAAGCCGGCAAGGACGCATGCGTGGTCCTCGTGGGCGAGTCCAGCACAA AGGGCCGCAAGTCGGTGAACACCTTGAAGGCCTGCATGAAGTTTAGTGATTGCTACTCTGGCTTCGTATCCACCACCATGGGCCCCAACGACTACATGGTGTCCAACGCACAGTGCTGCCAGAGCGACGGCTGCAACCATGACTCGGTGCCCC CGCCCCAGAACAACCGCACTGAGAACGGCCTTATGTGTCCCTCCTGCATCGTGCCCTTCCAGGACTCCTGCCCAGGAACCCGGGCAACCCGCTGTGTTGGCCAAGAAACCCACTGTATCTACTTCGCTGGCAATGTGCAGGCTG GTATTTTTAACACCAAGTTTGCCACACGAGGCTGTGCCACCCAGAGCGCCTGCTACACCAAGCCTGGAGCCGAAGTGCCCTCGGCCTCCTATCTCTACTTCCTCCGCCGTGCAGACTGCCTTCCAGCCCCCCAGCCCCCTGGCAGGGCCGAGTGA
- the Znf576 gene encoding zinc finger protein 576 isoform X1 produces the protein MEDSHPEDTMEQQDSPKERSPGSPGGKLCHLGALQCTRCLITFADSKFQERHMKREHPADFVAKKLQGALFICFTCARSFPSSKALITHQRSHSPATRASLPVAPTPVQPTFPCPDCGKTFGQAASLRRHRQVHKAQAPPGPFACTECGQDFAQEAGLHQHYIRHARGEL, from the exons ATGGAGGACTCGCACCCTGAAGACACCATGGAGCAGCAGGATTCGCCCAAGGAGAGGAGCCCGGGCAGCCCAGGAGGCAAGCTCT GCCACCTAGGGGCCCTGCAGTGCACCCGCTGCCTCATCACCTTCGCTGATTCCAAGTTCCAGGAGCGTCACATGAAGCGGGAGCACCCGGCGGACTTCGTGGCCAAGAAGCTGCAGGGCGCCCTCTTCATTTGCTTCACCTGCGCtcgttccttcccttcctccaagGCTCTGATCACCCACCAGCGCAGCCACAGTCCAGCCACCAGGGCCTCCCTGCCTGTTGCACCCACCCCCGTGCAGCCCACCTTCCCTTGTCCTGACTGTGGCAAGACCTTCGGGCAGGCTGCTTCTCTAAGGCGACACCGCCAGGTACACAAGGCCCAAGCCCCTCCTGGCCCCTTTGCCTGCACGGAGTGCGGTCAGGACTTTGCCCAGGAGGCAGGGCTGCACCAACACTACATCCGGCATGCTCGAGGGGAGCTCTGA
- the Pinlyp gene encoding phospholipase A2 inhibitor and Ly6/PLAUR domain-containing protein isoform X1 — protein sequence MRPSTRQRTFLLAFTVLCTLLGLGCPLSCEVCKGPGHTCSGKLKKCEAGKDACVVLVGESSTRAGDCPLPPGKERKHWNWVGRHQYMAGEGAWRLEETILEKTWGQPGEHGWEIWGEGRKSVNTLKACMKFSDCYSGFVSTTMGPNDYMVSNAQCCQSDGCNHDSVPPPQNNRTENGLMCPSCIVPFQDSCPGTRATRCVGQETHCIYFAGNVQAGIFNTKFATRGCATQSACYTKPGAEVPSASYLYFLRRADCLPAPQPPGRAE from the exons ATGAGGCCATCCACAAGACAGAGGACCTTCCTGCTGGCCTTCACGGTGCTCTGTACCCTCCTGGGTCTCG GGTGCCCTCTAAGCTGCGAAGTGTGTAAGGGCCCCGGGCACACGTGCAGCGGAAAACTGAAGAAGTGCGAAGCCGGCAAGGACGCATGCGTGGTCCTCGTGGGCGAGTCCAGCACAA GAGCTGGGGATTGCCCCCTTCCTCCGGGTAAAGAGCGGAAGCATTGGAATTGGGTTGGAAGACACCAATACATGGCTGGGGAGGGGGCGTGGAGACTGGAAGAGACCATCTTGGAGAAGACCTGGGGACAGCCAGGAGAGCATGGATGGGAGATCTGGGGAG AGGGCCGCAAGTCGGTGAACACCTTGAAGGCCTGCATGAAGTTTAGTGATTGCTACTCTGGCTTCGTATCCACCACCATGGGCCCCAACGACTACATGGTGTCCAACGCACAGTGCTGCCAGAGCGACGGCTGCAACCATGACTCGGTGCCCC CGCCCCAGAACAACCGCACTGAGAACGGCCTTATGTGTCCCTCCTGCATCGTGCCCTTCCAGGACTCCTGCCCAGGAACCCGGGCAACCCGCTGTGTTGGCCAAGAAACCCACTGTATCTACTTCGCTGGCAATGTGCAGGCTG GTATTTTTAACACCAAGTTTGCCACACGAGGCTGTGCCACCCAGAGCGCCTGCTACACCAAGCCTGGAGCCGAAGTGCCCTCGGCCTCCTATCTCTACTTCCTCCGCCGTGCAGACTGCCTTCCAGCCCCCCAGCCCCCTGGCAGGGCCGAGTGA
- the Irgq gene encoding immunity-related GTPase family Q protein, with protein MPPPRGDVTALFLGPPGSGKSSLIAALCDSNVETVEIPEGRRDSGVPSLRAAGPGLFLGELSCPPAAPGPWAAEANVLVLVLPGPEGNGEHLVPALGEAARAALARGTPLLAVRKLRPGDSQNDAQIRDQTAALLDGAGLGAATLFVLPADCGGDHCEELDRLRGALRSQAEALQRLLPPAQDGFEVLGPAELEAVREAFETGGLEAALSWVRAGLERLGSARLDLAVAGTTNMDLVLNALLGLDPSDPGAEPASAPTGPTPFPAPERPNVVLWTVPLGSTGTSPASAPHPTHYDAVILVTVGAPAEKDWAQVHALVSPDAPLVCVRTDGQGEDPPESLEEEGKVEKAGEGALENAPREGKKNLGAGSQKAGDERLPQVVGAKTSGGGDSGRAGALSPEDEPWEVLEEAPPPVFPLRPGGLPGLCAWLQRALSPAQAGALLLALPPASPGAARRKAAALRAGAWRPALLASLAAAAAPIPGLGWACDVALLRGQLAEWRRALGLEPAALARRECALGLAPGELAARAHFPGPVTRAEVEARLGAWAGEGTAGGAALGALSFLWPAGGAAATGGLGYRAAHGVLLQALDEMLADAEAVLASPGTRVSPSD; from the exons ATGCCTCCGCCGCGGGGTGACGTGACCGCCTTATTCCTGGGGCCTCCGGGCTCGGGAAAGTCTTCGCTGATCGCAGCGCTGTGCGACAGCAATGTGGAGACGGTAGAGATCCCCGAGGGACGGCGGGACTCCGGGGTCCCCAGCCTGAGAGCTGCGGGCCCAGGCCTCTTCCTGGGCGAACTGAGCTGTCCACCCGCAGCTCCGGGGCCCTGGGCGGCGGAGGCCAACGTGCTGGTACTGGTGCTACCGGGACCAGAGGGGAACGGGGAGCACCTGGTCCCGGCGCTGGGAGAGGCAGCGCGGGCCGCCCTGGCCCGAGGGACCCCGCTGCTGGCTGTGCGGAAGCTCCGTCCTGGCGATTCCCAGAATGACGCCCAGATCCGGGATCAGACAGCGGCCCTGTTGGACGGCGCGGGGTTAGGAGCCGCCACTCTGTTCGTGCTGCCGGCCGATTGCGGCGGCGACCACTGCGAGGAGCTGGATCGCCTGCGGGGGGCGCTGCGGAGCCAGGCGGAGGCGCTGCAGAG ACTCCTGCCACCGGCCCAGGATGGCTTCGAGGTGCTGGGCCCAGCAGAACTGGAGGCCGTGCGCGAGGCCTTCGAGACGGGTGGCCTGGAGGCGGCGCTGTCGTGGGTGCGCGCGGGCCTGGAGCGCCTGGGCAGCGCGCGTCTGGACCTGGCGGTGGCCGGCACCACCAACATGGACCTTGTGCTGAATGCGCTACTCGGCTTGGATCCCAGCGACCCGGGAGCGGAGCCTGCATCGGCGCCCACGGGACCCACCCCATTCCCGGCTCCGGAGCGCCCCAATGTGGTGCTCTGGACCGTCCCTCTGGGCTCCACGGGCACTTCCCCCGCCTCTGCCCCTCACCCGACCCACTACGATGCCGTTATCCTCGTCACCGTGGGAGCCCCTGCTGAGAAGGACTGGGCCCAGGTGCACGCCTTGGTGTCACCAGATGCGCCGCTTGTCTGCGTGCGAACGGATGGCCAGGGTGAGGACCCCCCGGAGTCTctggaagaagagggaaaggTGGAGAAGGCAGGCGAGGGGGCACTGGAGAACGCGccgagagagggaaagaagaaccTCGGCGCCGGATCGCAGAAGGCAGGCGACGAGCGTCTGCCGCAGGTGGTCGGCGCTAAGACATCGGGCGGCGGGGACTCGGGGCGCGCGGGCGCTCTGAGCCCCGAGGACGAGCCGTGGGAGGTGCTGGAGGAGGCTCCGCCGCCCGTGTTCCCGctgcggcccgggggcctcccgGGGTTGTGCGCGTGGCTGCAGCGCGCGCTGTCCCCGGCGCAGGCGGGGGCGCTGCTGCTGGCGCTGCCGCCCGCGTCCCCGGGCGCGGCGAGGAGGAAGGCGGCGGCGCTGCGGGCCGGAGCGTGGAGGCCCGCATTGCTAGCCAGCCTGGCGGCGGCGGCTGCCCCAATACCCGGGCTGGGCTGGGCGTGCGACGTGGCGCTGCTCAGGGGTCAGCTGGCCGAGTGGCGGCGGGCGCTGGGACTCGAACCCGCGGCCCTCGCACGCCGCGAGTGTGCGCTGGGCCTGGCGCCCGGGGAGCTGGCCGCGCGTGCGCACTTCCCGGGCCCAGTGACGCGCGCCGAGGTGGAAGCGCGGCTGGGCGCCTGGGCGGGCGAGGGCACTGCGGGCGGTGCGGCGCTCGGCGCTCTTTCTTTCCTGTGGCCCGCGGGGGGCGCGGCCGCGACAGGCGGGCTGGGGTACCGCGCGGCGCACGGCGTCCTGCTGCAGGCGCTGGATGAGATGCTGGCAGATGCTGAGGCCGTCCTGGCGTCCCCCGGCACCAGAGTGTCCCCGTCGGATTAG
- the Pinlyp gene encoding phospholipase A2 inhibitor and Ly6/PLAUR domain-containing protein isoform X3, which produces MRPSTRQRTFLLAFTVLCTLLGLEGRKSVNTLKACMKFSDCYSGFVSTTMGPNDYMVSNAQCCQSDGCNHDSVPPPQNNRTENGLMCPSCIVPFQDSCPGTRATRCVGQETHCIYFAGNVQAGIFNTKFATRGCATQSACYTKPGAEVPSASYLYFLRRADCLPAPQPPGRAE; this is translated from the exons ATGAGGCCATCCACAAGACAGAGGACCTTCCTGCTGGCCTTCACGGTGCTCTGTACCCTCCTGGGTCTCG AGGGCCGCAAGTCGGTGAACACCTTGAAGGCCTGCATGAAGTTTAGTGATTGCTACTCTGGCTTCGTATCCACCACCATGGGCCCCAACGACTACATGGTGTCCAACGCACAGTGCTGCCAGAGCGACGGCTGCAACCATGACTCGGTGCCCC CGCCCCAGAACAACCGCACTGAGAACGGCCTTATGTGTCCCTCCTGCATCGTGCCCTTCCAGGACTCCTGCCCAGGAACCCGGGCAACCCGCTGTGTTGGCCAAGAAACCCACTGTATCTACTTCGCTGGCAATGTGCAGGCTG GTATTTTTAACACCAAGTTTGCCACACGAGGCTGTGCCACCCAGAGCGCCTGCTACACCAAGCCTGGAGCCGAAGTGCCCTCGGCCTCCTATCTCTACTTCCTCCGCCGTGCAGACTGCCTTCCAGCCCCCCAGCCCCCTGGCAGGGCCGAGTGA
- the Znf576 gene encoding zinc finger protein 576 isoform X2 — MEEVLDHTEGSQSPWRTRTLKTPWSSRIRPRRGARAAQEASSFQERHMKREHPADFVAKKLQGALFICFTCARSFPSSKALITHQRSHSPATRASLPVAPTPVQPTFPCPDCGKTFGQAASLRRHRQVHKAQAPPGPFACTECGQDFAQEAGLHQHYIRHARGEL; from the exons ATGGAGGAGGTCTTAGATCACACAG AAGGGTCCCAGTCACCATGGAGGACTCGCACCCTGAAGACACCATGGAGCAGCAGGATTCGCCCAAGGAGAGGAGCCCGGGCAGCCCAGGAGGCAAGCTCT TTCCAGGAGCGTCACATGAAGCGGGAGCACCCGGCGGACTTCGTGGCCAAGAAGCTGCAGGGCGCCCTCTTCATTTGCTTCACCTGCGCtcgttccttcccttcctccaagGCTCTGATCACCCACCAGCGCAGCCACAGTCCAGCCACCAGGGCCTCCCTGCCTGTTGCACCCACCCCCGTGCAGCCCACCTTCCCTTGTCCTGACTGTGGCAAGACCTTCGGGCAGGCTGCTTCTCTAAGGCGACACCGCCAGGTACACAAGGCCCAAGCCCCTCCTGGCCCCTTTGCCTGCACGGAGTGCGGTCAGGACTTTGCCCAGGAGGCAGGGCTGCACCAACACTACATCCGGCATGCTCGAGGGGAGCTCTGA